ACAGGCGGACTGTTCCCTTTGCGAATCGGCCGCCGCGTCGTGATCGGGCACCGCGTCATCGCCCATGGCTGTACAATCGGCGACGGATGCCTGATTGGGATGGGCGCGATCATCCTCGACGGCGCTGTAATCGGCGACGGAAGCATTGTCGCGGCAGGCGCAGTCGTACCGGAAGGGATGGTTGTTCCAGCCGGGATGCTGGCGGCGGGCGTTCCGGCGAAGCTCAAACGTCCCGTCACTGAAGCCGAACAGGCGCGCATCGCCGAAGGCGTCCGGCACTACGTCGAACTCAAAAACATCTACCTGCGCGCCGCCGCA
Above is a genomic segment from Chloracidobacterium sp. containing:
- a CDS encoding gamma carbonic anhydrase family protein; the encoded protein is MALLAFQGAFPKLADGVFVAPSAEVIGDVELGTDASVWFNCTVRGDVNDIRIGEETNIQDNSVLHVTGGLFPLRIGRRVVIGHRVIAHGCTIGDGCLIGMGAIILDGAVIGDGSIVAAGAVVPEGMVVPAGMLAAGVPAKLKRPVTEAEQARIAEGVRHYVELKNIYLRAAASGRHTAP